GGCGCCAGCGTGAGCGCGCCCAGCAGCTGGGTCTCCTCGCCGCGCATCAGGTCGGGCACGCCGGCGGCGCTCTCGCAGCGCAGGCCCGGCAACAGGCGCAGCGCATGGCCGCGCCAGGGCACCGCCAGCGCGCCCGCGGCCAGGGCCTGGGCATCGGCCGGGCAGTCGGCGTACGGTACTTCGCGCCAGCCATGCTGGCTGCCTACCATGCCGCAGGCCAGCATCGGCAGGCCCAGCGGCGCCCAGTCGGCGATCAGCTCGTCCAGCGCCGCCGCAAAGGCGGCCGGACCGGCCGGGCCGCCCGCCAGCGTCGAGGCGCCCTGCGCCGAACGCCGCTCGCTCAAGACCTGACCCCGGGCATCGATGAGCATCGCGCGCAGGCTGGTGCTGCCCCAGTCCAGCCCGATCAGTTCCGCCTTGCTCATGACGATGCATCCTGGACGGAGCATGGCTTGCAGGCGAGCGCTCGTGCCCAGCGGAGCGCGCGGATCCGGCTCTGCCGGGCCGCCGGGCTTGCCCCCTTGAGGGGGAGGTGCGAAGCGCCTCGGGGGTGGGCCATCCTCACCATTCGGCCACGCTGCCATCGGCGTGGCGCCACAGCGGGTTGCGCCAATCGGGCGCGCTGCGGCTGGCCGCGATGACGCGCTCCTCGTCCACCTCCACGCCCAGGCCGGGCCCGGGCAGCGGGCGGATATAGCCGCCCTCGATATGGAAGTCGGTGCGGTTCCTCACATAGTCCAGCAGCTCGCCGCCCTGGTTGTAGTGGATGCCCATGCTCTGCTCCTGCAGCACGGCGTTGTGCGAGACGAAGTCCACCGCCAGGCAGGCGGCCAGCGCCACCGGGCCCAGCGGGCAATGCGGCGCGAAGGCGATGTCGTGGGCCTCGGCCATGCCGGCGATCTTCAGGCATTCGCTGATGCCGCCGGCATGCGAGAGGTCGGGCTGCGCGATGGCCAGGCCGCCGGCGGCGAACACGCGCTTGAACTCGAAGCGCGAGTACATGCGCTCGCCGGCGGCCAGCGGGATGCTGGTGTGCTGGGCCAGGCGCGCATAGCTCTCGTCCTGCTCGGCCAGCACCGGCTCCTCGACGAACAGCGGGCGGTAGGGCTCCAGCTCGCGCAGCATCACTTTGGCCATGGGCGCACCGATGCGGCCATGGAAATCGATGCCGAACTCGATGGTCTGGCCGAAGGCGGCGCGGATCTCGGCGATGCGGGCCACCGCGGCATCGACCTTGGCGGCGCTGTCGATCAGCCCCATCTCCTCGCTGCCGTTGAGCTTGAAGGTATCGAAGCCGCCTTCGCGCAGGCGCCGGATGCCGGCGATCACATCGGCCGGGCGGTCGCCGCCGACCCAGGAATAGGTCTTCATGCGATCGCGCACCAGGCCGCCCAGCAGTTCGTAGACCGGCACGCCCAGGGCCTTGCCCTTGATGTCCCACAGCGCCTGGTCGATGCCGGCAATGGCGCTCATCAGGATGGCGCCGCCGCGGTAGAAGCCGCCGCGGTACATGGTCTGCCAAAGGTCGTTAATGCGCGCCGGGTCGCGGCCGATCAGATAGGGCTCGAATTCGTGCACGGCGGCCTCCACCGTGCGGGCCTTGCCCTCGATCACGGGCTCGCCCCAACCTGCGACGCCGGCGTCGGTCTCGATCTTCAGGAACAGCCAGCGCGGGGCCAGGCGATAGGTGGTGAGCTTGGTGATCTTCATGGGCATGGTCGATTTGCCCGGCGAGCTTAGGGGTGCGCCCTACATGGGAAATATGCTTTGTTGAGGCCCAGCTATGTCAACTTCGGATAGGCCCGCATGGCAAGATGGACGGCCTCTTTCTTCATCTTGTGCATCCACGCAGGGAGCCCGCATGCGCCAGCGTTACCGCCGCCGCCCCGACCAGGCCGTCACCGCCGTGCGCCTGGCGCTGGATTTCGACGGCTTTCTTGCCTACCGCAAATGGGGCCATGAGCAGCGCGCGCAGGCGGGCGACTGGCTGGTGGACAACGGCGGCGAGGTCTACACCGTGGCGGCCGACTCCTTTGCCCGGAGCTACCGCGAGCTCAGCCCCGGGCGCTGGATCAAGGCGGCGCCGGTGTGGGCCGAGCGCGCCGCCCGCGCCGGCAGCGTGGCCACCAAGGAGGGCCTGACCGCCTACCAGGCCGGCGACTGGCTGGTCTCCAACGCCGCCGATGGCAGCGATGCCTATGCCATCGCTGCGGCGCGCTTCGAGCAGCTCTACGAGCTCGACCCCGAGGGCTGAGCCTCTCAGGCCTGGTGCAGCGTGCGCGCGCCGGCCGGCGCCGCCGCGGCCGGCGCGGAGCCGCGCAGGCCCAGCAGCTGCAGCGTGGCCAGGCCGGTCACGCCCAGCGCATGCACGAGCAGGAAGCCCAGGCCCCAGGCGCTGGGCGCCACCAGGCCGGACAGCGCCAGCGCCAGGCAGCCCAGCGCCCAGCCGAGGTTGCCGAAGGCCACCAGCCTCACCAGCCCGCGCGCCAGCGCCGGCCGGCTCAGCATCCAGGCCAGCAGCAGGCCATAGCCCAGCATGAAGAGGCCGCTTTCCACCAGCAGCGGCTGCGGCAGCGCCAGCAGTGCACCGAGCGGGCGCGCCAGCAGCAGCTGCAGCGCGGCCAGGCCGCCGCTGATGACGATGTCGGCCAGCAGGGCGGCCTTCAGCAGACGCGAGGGACGGATATGGGACATGGCTGACTCCTTCGAGGTGGTTGTGAATCGGTGCCTGCAGTATTTCCAGGCCGGGCGGGCGCGTCGATTACCTGGCAGGTAAGCGGCGCGAGCTTGGCGACAATGGCGGCCGGCCGCAGCATCCGCGGCAGGCGGGAGAAGGCATGCAGACACAGCAGCAGGCACAACAGCTTGTCGAGCCGAGCGCGCTCTTGCGCAGCTGGCGCAGCAAGCGCAGGCTCAGCCAGATGGAGCTGGCGCTCGAGGTGGGCGTCTCGCCCCGCCATCTGAGCTTTGTCGAGACCGGCCGCGCGCGCCCCAGCGCCGAGCTGCTGCTGGCCCTGGCGGCGCGCCTGGACATGCCGCTGCGCGAGCGCAACCACCTGCTGCTGGCCCATGGCCATGCGCCGCGCTACTCGCAGCAGCCGCTGCAGGCGCAGGACATGCAACCGGTGCGCGCCGCCCTGCAACGCCTGCTGGACGCTCACCAGCCCTATCCCGGCGTGGTGCTGGACCGGCACTGGAACGTGGTGCTGGCCAACCGGGCTGCGCTGGATCTCACCGCGCTGCTGCCGCCCGAGTTGCGCGCCGCGCCGCCGCAGCCGCAGCCGCTCAACATCATGCGCGCCAGCCTGCATCCGCAGGGCATGGCGCGCTTCACCAGCAATTTCGCCGACTGGGGCGGCTATCTGGTCGAGGCCTTGCACCGCGCCGTGCTGGAAAGCGGCGATGCCGAGCTGCTGGCGCTGGAGCGCGAGGTCAGCGCCTATCCGAATGTGCAGGCGCTGCCCGCAGCCGCGGCGCCGGCCGCGCCGGCCCTGCTGGTGCCCTGCCAGCTGGAGCTGCCGATCGGCCGGCTCTCGCTCTTCACCACCCTCACCAGCTTCGGCACGCCGCGCGACGTGACGCTGCAGGAGCTGTGCGTGGAACTGTTCTATCCCGCCGACGACGAGACCGAGCGCCTGCTGCGCGGCTAGGATGCAGCGCATGCAAAGCCAGAAAAAAACCGCCGCCCAGCGCTGCCTCGATGCCGATGATCTCTGGTCCATGGACCGCATCGGCCAGCTGGCCCTGGCCCCCGACGGCCGGCGCGCCGTGTGCACGCTCACGCGCAGCAGCATGGCCGAGAACCGCTCGCGCTCCAGCCTCTGGCTGCTGCTCACCGAGCGCGCCGCGCCGCTGCAGCTGACCCAGTGCGGCGACAAGGACGGCCAGCCCGCCTGGTCGCCGCAGGGTGATCGCATCGCCTTCCTGGCCAGGCGCGAGCAAGGCGAAGGCGCCCGCGACGAGACGCCCCAGCTCTACCTGATCTCGCCCGATGGCGGCGAGGCGCGGCGCGTGAGCCAGTTTGCGCCCGGCATCGAATCCTTCAAATGGCTGGCCGACGGCAAGCGCATCCTGTTCGCCGCCTGGGTCTGGCCCGGGCTCAAGGGTGCGGCCGCGCAGGCGCGCCAGTACCGCGAGTTCAGCCAGCGCAAGGAAAGCGGCTACGCCACCAGCGAGGCCTATTACCGCTACTGGGACCACAACATCCCGCAGGGCCGCGTGCTGCACCTGCTGCTGCTGGAGCTGGCCACCGGCCGGGTGCGCGATCTGTTCGAGGGCACGGCCTACGAGCTGCCGCGCGACGCCGCCGGCAACGAGGTCTACGACCCGAGCCCGGATGGCCGCCGCGTGGCCTTCCAGCATGACCCGGCACGCCCGCCCCTGCCTGGCAACCGCCTGGCGCTGGCCGAGATCGATCTCGGCACGCGCCGCGTCAAGCCGCTGGCCGACGACGCGCAATGGGATTTCGGCGCACCGCGCTACCGGCCCGACGGCAAGGCCCTGGCCTGCACCGCCGCCCAGGTCGGCCATCGCCACACCGCCCTCAACCAGCTCGCCCTGGTGGGCCCGGGCCGCGGCTGGCGCTTGGCTGACGAGCATGCCGACCTGCATGTGCAGGCGCCGCTGCGCTGGGCCGCCGATGCCTCGGCCCTCTTCTTCACGGCCGAGCAGCGTGGCCGCTGCCATCTGTGGCGGCATGGCCTGGCCGCGCAGGACCTCGCCATCGCGCATCAGGGCGGCTGGGTGCAGGGCTTCGACATCGCGGGCGAGGTGCTCGTCACCGCCAGCGACAGCGCCATGCATCCGGTGCGCGTGCAGGCAAGGCGCGCCGGCATGGATGCACCCATGCGCCTGGAAAGCTTCAACGACGGCCTGCTGGCGCAGCGCCAGCTCGGCGAGCTGCGCGAGGTAAGCGTCACCGGCGCCCTCGGCGAGCCGGTGCAGCTGTGGCTGACCTTGCCGCCCGGCTTCGACGCCAAGGCCAAGGCCAGCAAGAAGTATCCGGTGATGCAGGTCATCCACGGCGGCCCCTTTGCCGCCGCCGGCGACACCTTCAGCTACCGCTGGAACCCCCATGTGCTGGCCGGCCGCGGCCATGTGATCGCGCAAGTGAACTACCACGGCTCCAGCGGTTTCGGGTTCGCCTTCCGCGACAGCATCATGGGCCGCCAGGGCCAGCTCGAGCTGGAGGACATCGAGGCCGCGAGCGACTGGCTGCGCAAGCAGCCCTGGGCCGACAAGCAGCGCCTCAGCGCCACCGGCGGCAGCTATGGCGGCTTCCTGGTCGCCTGGATGAACGGCCACGTCAAGCCCGGCCGCTACCGCAGCTATGTCTGCCACGCCGGCGTGTTCGACCGCGTCGCCACCTTCAGCGCCGACTCCTATATGGACCGGCCGCGCGACCTGGGCGCGCGCTACTGGGACGACGGCCCGAAGGTGCTGGCCCAGAGCCCGCACAGCGCCGCCGCGCAGATGCACACGCCCACCCTGGTGATCCATGGCGCGCTGGACTACCGCGTGCCCGACTGCAACGGCCTGGCCTACTACAACACCCTCAAGGCCCGCGGCGTCGATGCCCGCCTGCTCTGGTTCCCCGACGAGAACCACTGGGTGCTGAAGCCGCAGAACTCGCGGCTCTGGTACCGGGAGTTCCTGGACTGGATCGTGGCGCACGATGCGCCGGCAGGTGCAAGGCGGGCTTGATCTGGTCAAATTCGGCGGCTGCGTCTTGTATCAACCCTGAGCACCATCGGCCATGCAAGCACTGAAACTCCGACTCTTCGATTGGGGCCCGTCGCCCTTCTGCATGAAGCTGCGCTCGGTGCTGAGCTACAAGGGGGTGCCGTACGAGCGCGTGCCCGTGCTGGGCCCCTCGCTGATGGAGCTGCTGCGGCGCAGCGAGGTGCGCAAGGTGCCCGCGCTGGACATCGACGGGCGGCTGCTGATCGACTCGACCGATATCGCCCACGAGCTCGAACGCCTGTTCCCGATGCCGCGGATCCTGCCTGCGGATCCGCGCCTGCAGGGGCTCTCGCATGCGCTCGAGGACTGGGCGGACGAGGCGCTGTATTTCCTGGGCCTGTACTTCCAGTGGCTGGAGCCGCGCGGCAAGCCGATGGTGCGCAAGGCCTTCGGCGCCACGCCGCTGGGCATCGGCGCGCGCCTGTTCTATCAGCGCCGCATCGCGGCGCAGCTGCGCGGGCAGGGCACGGGCCGCAAGTCGGCCGGCCACATCGCCAGCGACCTGCGGCGCGAGCTCGCGGCCCTGACGGGCATGCTGGCCGGCCAACCCTTTCTGCTGGGCGCGCAGCCCTATCTGTGCGACTTTGCCGTGAATGCCCAGCTGGTCTACATGTCCCGCCCGCCCGGCAGTGCCGAGATCCTGGGCGAATACCCCGCGCTGGCGGCCTATATGGAGCGCATGAAGTCCCTGCGTGCAGCGCCTGGGCAGGCGGGCGGCTGAGCGCCGGAGCGCACCTCGCCCCGGATTGGAACTCGGCCGCAGCGCGGCCTAAGCTGATCCTGCATCCCTCAGCAAGGAGGTCCTATGACCGCATACAACGTCGTTCGCTTCAAGGTGAAGCCGGGGCTCGAGGACGCGTTCGTGAACGAGCATCGGCAAGTCAGGGCCGAGCTGCCGGGCATGCGCAGATTCTCCCTGCTCAAGACCGGCGAGCGCGCCTACTGCGTGATCGGCGAGTGGGACAGCATGGAGAGCATCGTCAGCGCGCGCCCCAGCATGATTGCGCTGCTGGACCGCCTGCGCGGCATGCTGGAGGACCTCGGCAACGGGCTCGGTGTCACCGACCCGGTGTCAGGCGAGGCCATCGTCGAGTTGCGCGGCGATTGATGGCGGCCGCCGTTGCAGCACGTCCTGCGCCGCATCCTCATAGGCCTGGCTGAGCTGCAGCAGCGCCAGATCGGCCTGCGGCCGGCCGATGATCTGCAGCCCGCAGGGCAGCCCGGTCGGGCCGAAGCCGGCGGGCAGGCTGATGGCGGGCAGGCCGGCGAAGCTGGCGTAGATGGTGACCTCCATCCAGCGGTGGTAGGTATCCATCGCGCGGCCGTTGATCTGCTGCGGCCAGCGCTGGCTCGCCTCGAAGGGCCAGACCTGGGTGGCGGGCAGGGCGATGAAGTCGCAATGCGCGTCGAACAGCGCCAGCATCTGCTGGTAGAAGGCGCTGCGCTGGGTGCTGGCGGCCAGGGTCTGTGCGCCGCTGAGGCCGGCGGCCTGGTCGGCCTCCCACAGCGCCTCGGGCTTGATGAGGGCGCGGTTGCTGGGCTTGAAGAGATAGGGCGCGAGCCGCCCCGCCACCAGCCAGCGCCGCCACACCAGCCAGGCCTGCCAGACCGCCTCGGGCGAAAAGAAGCCGGGCTGCCGGGGCTCGACCACGCAGCCCAGGCCCTGCAGGCGCTGCAGGCCCTGCTCGCAGACCTCGAGGATGCCGGGCTCCATCGCCAGATAGCCGCCCAGATCGCCCAGCCAGGCGATGCGCTGGCCGCGCGGCTGAAAATCGCGCAGCCGCTGCGCATAGCGCTCGCCGCCAGGCAGGGAGAGCGGCACGCGCGGGTCGTGGCCGGCCTGGGTCTCGAGCAGCAGGGCCAGGTCTTGCGTGTGGCGCGCCATCGGGCCCTCGGTGCCCAGCTGCGTGACCCAGACATCGCTGGCCGGCCACAGCGGCACGCGGCCCTGGCTGGGGCGCAGGCCGAACACGTTGTTCCAGGCCGCCGGGTTGCGCAGGCTGCCCATGAAGTCGCTGCCATCGGCCACCGCGAGCATGCGCGTGGCCAGCGCCACCGCCGCGCCACCGCTGCTGCCGCCGGCCGACTT
This portion of the Paucibacter sediminis genome encodes:
- the dgoD gene encoding galactonate dehydratase, coding for MKITKLTTYRLAPRWLFLKIETDAGVAGWGEPVIEGKARTVEAAVHEFEPYLIGRDPARINDLWQTMYRGGFYRGGAILMSAIAGIDQALWDIKGKALGVPVYELLGGLVRDRMKTYSWVGGDRPADVIAGIRRLREGGFDTFKLNGSEEMGLIDSAAKVDAAVARIAEIRAAFGQTIEFGIDFHGRIGAPMAKVMLRELEPYRPLFVEEPVLAEQDESYARLAQHTSIPLAAGERMYSRFEFKRVFAAGGLAIAQPDLSHAGGISECLKIAGMAEAHDIAFAPHCPLGPVALAACLAVDFVSHNAVLQEQSMGIHYNQGGELLDYVRNRTDFHIEGGYIRPLPGPGLGVEVDEERVIAASRSAPDWRNPLWRHADGSVAEW
- a CDS encoding PGDYG domain-containing protein produces the protein MRQRYRRRPDQAVTAVRLALDFDGFLAYRKWGHEQRAQAGDWLVDNGGEVYTVAADSFARSYRELSPGRWIKAAPVWAERAARAGSVATKEGLTAYQAGDWLVSNAADGSDAYAIAAARFEQLYELDPEG
- a CDS encoding helix-turn-helix transcriptional regulator; its protein translation is MQTQQQAQQLVEPSALLRSWRSKRRLSQMELALEVGVSPRHLSFVETGRARPSAELLLALAARLDMPLRERNHLLLAHGHAPRYSQQPLQAQDMQPVRAALQRLLDAHQPYPGVVLDRHWNVVLANRAALDLTALLPPELRAAPPQPQPLNIMRASLHPQGMARFTSNFADWGGYLVEALHRAVLESGDAELLALEREVSAYPNVQALPAAAAPAAPALLVPCQLELPIGRLSLFTTLTSFGTPRDVTLQELCVELFYPADDETERLLRG
- a CDS encoding alpha/beta hydrolase family protein; translated protein: MQSQKKTAAQRCLDADDLWSMDRIGQLALAPDGRRAVCTLTRSSMAENRSRSSLWLLLTERAAPLQLTQCGDKDGQPAWSPQGDRIAFLARREQGEGARDETPQLYLISPDGGEARRVSQFAPGIESFKWLADGKRILFAAWVWPGLKGAAAQARQYREFSQRKESGYATSEAYYRYWDHNIPQGRVLHLLLLELATGRVRDLFEGTAYELPRDAAGNEVYDPSPDGRRVAFQHDPARPPLPGNRLALAEIDLGTRRVKPLADDAQWDFGAPRYRPDGKALACTAAQVGHRHTALNQLALVGPGRGWRLADEHADLHVQAPLRWAADASALFFTAEQRGRCHLWRHGLAAQDLAIAHQGGWVQGFDIAGEVLVTASDSAMHPVRVQARRAGMDAPMRLESFNDGLLAQRQLGELREVSVTGALGEPVQLWLTLPPGFDAKAKASKKYPVMQVIHGGPFAAAGDTFSYRWNPHVLAGRGHVIAQVNYHGSSGFGFAFRDSIMGRQGQLELEDIEAASDWLRKQPWADKQRLSATGGSYGGFLVAWMNGHVKPGRYRSYVCHAGVFDRVATFSADSYMDRPRDLGARYWDDGPKVLAQSPHSAAAQMHTPTLVIHGALDYRVPDCNGLAYYNTLKARGVDARLLWFPDENHWVLKPQNSRLWYREFLDWIVAHDAPAGARRA
- a CDS encoding glutathione S-transferase family protein; the protein is MQALKLRLFDWGPSPFCMKLRSVLSYKGVPYERVPVLGPSLMELLRRSEVRKVPALDIDGRLLIDSTDIAHELERLFPMPRILPADPRLQGLSHALEDWADEALYFLGLYFQWLEPRGKPMVRKAFGATPLGIGARLFYQRRIAAQLRGQGTGRKSAGHIASDLRRELAALTGMLAGQPFLLGAQPYLCDFAVNAQLVYMSRPPGSAEILGEYPALAAYMERMKSLRAAPGQAGG
- a CDS encoding putative quinol monooxygenase, with product MTAYNVVRFKVKPGLEDAFVNEHRQVRAELPGMRRFSLLKTGERAYCVIGEWDSMESIVSARPSMIALLDRLRGMLEDLGNGLGVTDPVSGEAIVELRGD
- a CDS encoding amidase, whose amino-acid sequence is MDPTELPAHALSAAIHARQLSCRELMHATLARIAALNPVHKAIVSLRDEAELLREADARDAQLQRGEAMGWMHGLPQAIKDLALTAGLRTTLGSPLMKDFIPKEDGLMVARMKAAGAIVIGKTNTPEFGLGSHSFNELFGCTGNAYDPAKSAGGSSGGAAVALATRMLAVADGSDFMGSLRNPAAWNNVFGLRPSQGRVPLWPASDVWVTQLGTEGPMARHTQDLALLLETQAGHDPRVPLSLPGGERYAQRLRDFQPRGQRIAWLGDLGGYLAMEPGILEVCEQGLQRLQGLGCVVEPRQPGFFSPEAVWQAWLVWRRWLVAGRLAPYLFKPSNRALIKPEALWEADQAAGLSGAQTLAASTQRSAFYQQMLALFDAHCDFIALPATQVWPFEASQRWPQQINGRAMDTYHRWMEVTIYASFAGLPAISLPAGFGPTGLPCGLQIIGRPQADLALLQLSQAYEDAAQDVLQRRPPSIAAQLDDGLA